One Aegilops tauschii subsp. strangulata cultivar AL8/78 chromosome 7, Aet v6.0, whole genome shotgun sequence genomic window carries:
- the LOC109744675 gene encoding uncharacterized protein isoform X1: MRPRRRRGRATSRPVPPPPSSACMDPPPPSSACMDPPPPSSACPVPPPPSSACPVQPPPSSACPVPVPHSGAGELVRQPLRIPQPPASQQLTLQQKVSEMHERFLQLSDLQKIKRHVDSLLQDLRKAAELASKEQLIISGLVERQSGDYFFGCQPTSFINTFGPIVKSLDKMCQQNNKILNGLETGLLLYFNDEDPLLLHVQNLQKRSKQLSKIVAKPASRFVHYDSRVNVELKWISQFPIVSEICLQQFSTIMPTLIALQKDLSVVSQALDELASCKDASQDFCSKFRTLHILPMTLDSIQSMSRSSTTIVQAVDDICSQCKNLTSVYQEKEIIALGFIGCERFVKKMVSEVEGPLSELHQQVINAKKLYDRKFSRLTVDAKGPDTKVYMYKEADGLSDFSWRFRFINGRSIMPSLRDQRRGQCAYASTMSCTESLYKRENTAVRIGTETYLSEEFILNLSLEHLRDLVDAFCATNSIKGHNTLDYYLEAQGVITEEAYDNAKENFHSYRRYRIKEFEKLNTARVKEGHALLEDGIALIGNFRVTTDYHRLGRNDVYDIPEGATFETNPSGQYCSHCVVIIGYGVTSDGLSYYIFQNSYGKKWGDKGFGRIACSCLKYLYRASV, translated from the exons ATGCGGCCTCGCCGTCGCCGGGGCCGAGCGACGAGTCGCCCTGTCCCGCCGCCTCCCTCGTCGGCCTGCATGGACCCGCCGCCTCCCTCGTCGGCCTGCATGGACCCGCCGCCTCCCTCGTCGGCCTGCCCCGTCCCGCCGCCTCCCTCGTCGGCCTGCCCCGTCCAGCCGCCTCCCTCGTCGGCCTGCCCCGTCCCGGTGCCTCACTCGGGGGCCGGCGAGCTTGTACGGCAGCCTCTACGGATCCCCCAACCTCCTGCTTCTCAACAACTG ACACTTCAACAAAAGGTCAGCGAGATGCATGAAAGGTTCCTTCAGTTGAGTGATTTACAAAAAATCAAAAGACATGTTGATTCACTGCTGCAAGACTTGAGGAAAGCAGCAGAACTTGCCTCCAAAG AACAACTCATAATTTCCGGGCTTGTTGAGAGACAAAGTGGAGATTATTTCTTTGGATGTCAGCCTACTTCGTTCATCAACACATTTG GCCCAATAGTGAAATCATTGGATAAAATGTGTCAGCAAAATAATAAGATCTTGAATGGTCTCGAGACTGGTTTGCTCCTCTATTTCAATGATGAGGATCCTTTACTATTGCATGTGCAAAATCTTcaaaagagaagcaagcaactgtCTAAGATTGTAGCTAAACCGGCAAGTAGATTTGTCCACTACGATAGCCGTGTCAATGTTGAACTGAAATGGATTTCTCAGTTTCCAATAGTTTCAGAAATCTGCCTGCAACAGTTTTCCACCATTATGCCAACACTGATTGCTTTGCAAAAGGACCTGTCAGTTGTGAGTCAAGCCCTTGATGAACTTGCATCTTGCAAGGATGCTTCTCAAGATTTCTGCTCGAAGTTCCGTACTTTGCACATATTACCGATGACCTTGGATTCCATTCAATCAATGTCAAGGAGTTCTACTACCATCGTGCAAGCCGTGGATGACATTTGCTCTCAATGCAAGAATCTGACAAGTGTTTATCAAGAAAAGGAAATAATTGCTTTGGGATTTATTGGATGTGAGCGGTTTGTAAAGAAAATGGTCTCCGAG GTTGAGGGTCCACTAAGTGAACTTCATCAACAAGTTATCAATGCTAAAAAGTTGTATGATCGCAAGTTCAGCCGCCTAACAGTG GATGCAAAAGGACCAGACACAAAAGTGTACA TGTATAAGGAAGCAGACGGCCTCTCTGACTTCAGTTGGAGGTTTAGATTTATTAATGGCAGGAGCATTATGCCATCACTTAGGGACCAGAGAAGAG GCCAATGTGCATATGCTTCAACGATGTCATGTACTGAATCACTTTACAAAAGAGAGAATACAGCAGTGAGGATTGGAACTGAAACTTATCTGTCAGAGGAGTTCATTCTGAATCTTTCGCTGGAACATCTTAGAGATCTGGTTGATGCATTTTGTGCAACAAATTCTATTAAAGGCCACAACACGCTTGATTACTATCTCGAAGCTCAGGGTGTCATAACCGAAGAAGCATACGACAACGCAAAAGAAAATTTTCAC AGTTACCGACGTTATCGCATAAAGGAATTTGAGAAGCTTAATACAGCCAGAGTTAAAGAGGGTCATGCCTTATTGGAGGATGGAATAGCTCTTATTGGGAACTTCAGAGTCACAACCGACTATCATAGGCTTGGACGCAACGACGTATATGACATTCCTGAGGGCGCAACATTTGAGACAAATCCTTCAGGGCAGTATTGCTCCCACTGTGTGGTCATCATAGGTTATGGCGTCACAAGTGATGGGCTGTCGTACTACATTTTTCAAAACTCGTACGGTAAAAAGTGGGGAGACAAAGGTTTTGGTCGAATAGCTTGTAGTTGTCTCAAGTATCTTTACCGTGCGAGTGTTTAG
- the LOC109744675 gene encoding uncharacterized protein isoform X3 has translation MHERFLQLSDLQKIKRHVDSLLQDLRKAAELASKEQLIISGLVERQSGDYFFGCQPTSFINTFGPIVKSLDKMCQQNNKILNGLETGLLLYFNDEDPLLLHVQNLQKRSKQLSKIVAKPASRFVHYDSRVNVELKWISQFPIVSEICLQQFSTIMPTLIALQKDLSVVSQALDELASCKDASQDFCSKFRTLHILPMTLDSIQSMSRSSTTIVQAVDDICSQCKNLTSVYQEKEIIALGFIGCERFVKKMVSEVEGPLSELHQQVINAKKLYDRKFSRLTVDAKGPDTKVYMYKEADGLSDFSWRFRFINGRSIMPSLRDQRRGQCAYASTMSCTESLYKRENTAVRIGTETYLSEEFILNLSLEHLRDLVDAFCATNSIKGHNTLDYYLEAQGVITEEAYDNAKENFHSYRRYRIKEFEKLNTARVKEGHALLEDGIALIGNFRVTTDYHRLGRNDVYDIPEGATFETNPSGQYCSHCVVIIGYGVTSDGLSYYIFQNSYGKKWGDKGFGRIACSCLKYLYRASV, from the exons ATGCATGAAAGGTTCCTTCAGTTGAGTGATTTACAAAAAATCAAAAGACATGTTGATTCACTGCTGCAAGACTTGAGGAAAGCAGCAGAACTTGCCTCCAAAG AACAACTCATAATTTCCGGGCTTGTTGAGAGACAAAGTGGAGATTATTTCTTTGGATGTCAGCCTACTTCGTTCATCAACACATTTG GCCCAATAGTGAAATCATTGGATAAAATGTGTCAGCAAAATAATAAGATCTTGAATGGTCTCGAGACTGGTTTGCTCCTCTATTTCAATGATGAGGATCCTTTACTATTGCATGTGCAAAATCTTcaaaagagaagcaagcaactgtCTAAGATTGTAGCTAAACCGGCAAGTAGATTTGTCCACTACGATAGCCGTGTCAATGTTGAACTGAAATGGATTTCTCAGTTTCCAATAGTTTCAGAAATCTGCCTGCAACAGTTTTCCACCATTATGCCAACACTGATTGCTTTGCAAAAGGACCTGTCAGTTGTGAGTCAAGCCCTTGATGAACTTGCATCTTGCAAGGATGCTTCTCAAGATTTCTGCTCGAAGTTCCGTACTTTGCACATATTACCGATGACCTTGGATTCCATTCAATCAATGTCAAGGAGTTCTACTACCATCGTGCAAGCCGTGGATGACATTTGCTCTCAATGCAAGAATCTGACAAGTGTTTATCAAGAAAAGGAAATAATTGCTTTGGGATTTATTGGATGTGAGCGGTTTGTAAAGAAAATGGTCTCCGAG GTTGAGGGTCCACTAAGTGAACTTCATCAACAAGTTATCAATGCTAAAAAGTTGTATGATCGCAAGTTCAGCCGCCTAACAGTG GATGCAAAAGGACCAGACACAAAAGTGTACA TGTATAAGGAAGCAGACGGCCTCTCTGACTTCAGTTGGAGGTTTAGATTTATTAATGGCAGGAGCATTATGCCATCACTTAGGGACCAGAGAAGAG GCCAATGTGCATATGCTTCAACGATGTCATGTACTGAATCACTTTACAAAAGAGAGAATACAGCAGTGAGGATTGGAACTGAAACTTATCTGTCAGAGGAGTTCATTCTGAATCTTTCGCTGGAACATCTTAGAGATCTGGTTGATGCATTTTGTGCAACAAATTCTATTAAAGGCCACAACACGCTTGATTACTATCTCGAAGCTCAGGGTGTCATAACCGAAGAAGCATACGACAACGCAAAAGAAAATTTTCAC AGTTACCGACGTTATCGCATAAAGGAATTTGAGAAGCTTAATACAGCCAGAGTTAAAGAGGGTCATGCCTTATTGGAGGATGGAATAGCTCTTATTGGGAACTTCAGAGTCACAACCGACTATCATAGGCTTGGACGCAACGACGTATATGACATTCCTGAGGGCGCAACATTTGAGACAAATCCTTCAGGGCAGTATTGCTCCCACTGTGTGGTCATCATAGGTTATGGCGTCACAAGTGATGGGCTGTCGTACTACATTTTTCAAAACTCGTACGGTAAAAAGTGGGGAGACAAAGGTTTTGGTCGAATAGCTTGTAGTTGTCTCAAGTATCTTTACCGTGCGAGTGTTTAG
- the LOC109744675 gene encoding uncharacterized protein isoform X2: MSSPTLQQKVSEMHERFLQLSDLQKIKRHVDSLLQDLRKAAELASKEQLIISGLVERQSGDYFFGCQPTSFINTFGPIVKSLDKMCQQNNKILNGLETGLLLYFNDEDPLLLHVQNLQKRSKQLSKIVAKPASRFVHYDSRVNVELKWISQFPIVSEICLQQFSTIMPTLIALQKDLSVVSQALDELASCKDASQDFCSKFRTLHILPMTLDSIQSMSRSSTTIVQAVDDICSQCKNLTSVYQEKEIIALGFIGCERFVKKMVSEVEGPLSELHQQVINAKKLYDRKFSRLTVDAKGPDTKVYMYKEADGLSDFSWRFRFINGRSIMPSLRDQRRGQCAYASTMSCTESLYKRENTAVRIGTETYLSEEFILNLSLEHLRDLVDAFCATNSIKGHNTLDYYLEAQGVITEEAYDNAKENFHSYRRYRIKEFEKLNTARVKEGHALLEDGIALIGNFRVTTDYHRLGRNDVYDIPEGATFETNPSGQYCSHCVVIIGYGVTSDGLSYYIFQNSYGKKWGDKGFGRIACSCLKYLYRASV; the protein is encoded by the exons ATGTCATCACCT ACACTTCAACAAAAGGTCAGCGAGATGCATGAAAGGTTCCTTCAGTTGAGTGATTTACAAAAAATCAAAAGACATGTTGATTCACTGCTGCAAGACTTGAGGAAAGCAGCAGAACTTGCCTCCAAAG AACAACTCATAATTTCCGGGCTTGTTGAGAGACAAAGTGGAGATTATTTCTTTGGATGTCAGCCTACTTCGTTCATCAACACATTTG GCCCAATAGTGAAATCATTGGATAAAATGTGTCAGCAAAATAATAAGATCTTGAATGGTCTCGAGACTGGTTTGCTCCTCTATTTCAATGATGAGGATCCTTTACTATTGCATGTGCAAAATCTTcaaaagagaagcaagcaactgtCTAAGATTGTAGCTAAACCGGCAAGTAGATTTGTCCACTACGATAGCCGTGTCAATGTTGAACTGAAATGGATTTCTCAGTTTCCAATAGTTTCAGAAATCTGCCTGCAACAGTTTTCCACCATTATGCCAACACTGATTGCTTTGCAAAAGGACCTGTCAGTTGTGAGTCAAGCCCTTGATGAACTTGCATCTTGCAAGGATGCTTCTCAAGATTTCTGCTCGAAGTTCCGTACTTTGCACATATTACCGATGACCTTGGATTCCATTCAATCAATGTCAAGGAGTTCTACTACCATCGTGCAAGCCGTGGATGACATTTGCTCTCAATGCAAGAATCTGACAAGTGTTTATCAAGAAAAGGAAATAATTGCTTTGGGATTTATTGGATGTGAGCGGTTTGTAAAGAAAATGGTCTCCGAG GTTGAGGGTCCACTAAGTGAACTTCATCAACAAGTTATCAATGCTAAAAAGTTGTATGATCGCAAGTTCAGCCGCCTAACAGTG GATGCAAAAGGACCAGACACAAAAGTGTACA TGTATAAGGAAGCAGACGGCCTCTCTGACTTCAGTTGGAGGTTTAGATTTATTAATGGCAGGAGCATTATGCCATCACTTAGGGACCAGAGAAGAG GCCAATGTGCATATGCTTCAACGATGTCATGTACTGAATCACTTTACAAAAGAGAGAATACAGCAGTGAGGATTGGAACTGAAACTTATCTGTCAGAGGAGTTCATTCTGAATCTTTCGCTGGAACATCTTAGAGATCTGGTTGATGCATTTTGTGCAACAAATTCTATTAAAGGCCACAACACGCTTGATTACTATCTCGAAGCTCAGGGTGTCATAACCGAAGAAGCATACGACAACGCAAAAGAAAATTTTCAC AGTTACCGACGTTATCGCATAAAGGAATTTGAGAAGCTTAATACAGCCAGAGTTAAAGAGGGTCATGCCTTATTGGAGGATGGAATAGCTCTTATTGGGAACTTCAGAGTCACAACCGACTATCATAGGCTTGGACGCAACGACGTATATGACATTCCTGAGGGCGCAACATTTGAGACAAATCCTTCAGGGCAGTATTGCTCCCACTGTGTGGTCATCATAGGTTATGGCGTCACAAGTGATGGGCTGTCGTACTACATTTTTCAAAACTCGTACGGTAAAAAGTGGGGAGACAAAGGTTTTGGTCGAATAGCTTGTAGTTGTCTCAAGTATCTTTACCGTGCGAGTGTTTAG
- the LOC109744673 gene encoding uncharacterized protein yields the protein MCLRDRDLWLMWCPLICNWAVEFHLPHRVFRQFGLFQPHPPEWVDTNKALHRLDRRRQRKIKDWDKHHASYVTRFQLCVEQARSSARAQLREHNPLAFDNYIRWLLENTRVEICPPAYNEDILEEPVNFEDLSKGKYNRDVRVGQGVPAVPVINYVRTEIKKAADESQSILENTPVGKGNDDGSLRAFLKVHIAFTMRETVYVAEFDIFHTCSCYSVRPGS from the exons ATGTGCTTGCGGGATAGGGATCTCTGGCTTATGTggtgcccactgatatgcaactgggcTGTTGAGTTTCATTTGCCACATCGCGTGTTTCGTCAGTTTGGTCTGTTCCAGCCTCACCCGCCGGAATGGGTGGATACGAACAAAGCACTTCATAG GTTGGACAGGAGAAGGCAGCGGAAGATAAAGGACTGGGACAAGCATCATGCTTCGTATGTTACCCGCTTCCAGCTTTGCGTGGAGCAAGCTCGTAGCAGTGCACGCGCCCAGCTTCGTGAGCATAACCCACTTGCTTTTGATAACTACATACGATGGCTTCTTGAAAATACTCGAGTTGAGATATGCCCGCCGGCATATAATGAGGATATTCTTGAAGAACCCGTGAACTTTGAGGATCTATCAAAGGGGAAGTACAACAGAGATGTCAGGGTAGGGCAAGGAGTCCCTGCTGTTCCGGTGATTAACTATGTG CGCACCGAGATCAAGAAAGCAGCTGATGAGAGCCAGTCTATTCTGGAGAACACACCGGTTGGAAAAGGCAATGATGATGGTTCACTACGAGCATTCCTCAAGGTACATATCGCATTCACTATGAGAGAGACAGTCTATGTTGCGGAGTTTGATATCTTCCACACTTGTTCATGTTATAGCGTCAGGCCAGGAAGTTAA
- the LOC109744670 gene encoding uncharacterized protein, whose translation MSSANATSCVYGEIWIDGFARLHKGDDFTSSPSSNTLQEFGDVWLAAAERQLSLRPKSPSPEELTKRRQERKRKGLVIALNTYAKRNNMQLTDLEFVEEKERNQVYGRGALYVHSNFLVKGSDGKPTMFFAEMHPDCTQEEDVVCCTPLEENDYGHCVECDDRAKELRHPSGGGYLGGHDEMIFHFEELDSDDDCFM comes from the exons ATGTCGTCGGCCAACGCAACCTCTTGTGTTTATGGGGAAATTTGGAT TGACGGCTTTGCCAGACTGCACAAAGGGGATGATTTCACTTCTAGCCCATCATCAAATACTCTCCAGGAGTTCGGTGATGTTTGGCTTGCTGCCGCCGAGCGCCAGCTCAGCCTCAGGCCCAAGTCGCCGTCGCCTGAGGAGCTGACGAAACGCAGACAGGAGCGTAAGCGCAAGGGCTTGGTCATAGCGCTCAACACATATgccaagcgaaacaacatgcag CTCACTGATTTAGAATTCGTGGAAGAGAAAGAGAGGAACCAAGTCTATGGACGCGGAGCACTATATGTGCACTCCAACTTTCTGGTGAAAGGTTCAGATGGCAAACCTACTATGTTCTTTGCTGAGATGCATCCTGACTGCACACAGGAAGAGGATGTTGTCTGCTGCACTCCTTTGGAAGAAAACGACTATG GTCATTGTGTCGAGTGTGACGATCGAGCAAAGGAGCTTAGGCATCCCTCGGGCGGTGGCTACTTGGGTGGACATGATGAGATGATTTTTCACTTTGAGGAGCTGGACAGTGATGATGACTGTTTTATGTGA